In Sesamum indicum cultivar Zhongzhi No. 13 linkage group LG8, S_indicum_v1.0, whole genome shotgun sequence, the sequence TCCATGAAAAGGTTGTGCTTTATCTCACCGTTTTCCGCGAAAGAGACGTCTTTTCCTATGCATTTGACGATGTATGGAGAATCCAGGTTCTCAAGAATACTGGCCTCATTCTTGAGTGACGTTATCCCTGCATCTGATATTGCAGATTTTATAACGAAAAGTGCTCCGGTGGAGCTATCGATGGCCAGATGAACAGTGCCAAATGATCCTGATCCTATTACTTTGCCCTTCAACCATTCAGTGGGCTGGCGGGACAAGCACCGCCACTTTCCAGCCATATCCTCCTCTTCGTCTTCCGTTTATTCCAAACGATTTGCATATATACAGAATCCTTTGATCAGTTCCAGAATGTGTGGCAAAACCAAACTCGCCACACGAAATTTGCAATCCTTCGAAATGCATTCAGATCTCTGGATTTCTTCAAATCAAACTGATCAATTGAACAATGCAACAAGAACAGCAATCATCAGACAAAAAATAACAGAACCGCCTTAaacttgaaaagaaaagggaataGAAACTCTCACCTCTTCAAATAAGATTTAAGAGAGGGAAAATACAGAACACAAATCCAACCATGAAATGACTCTCATTGCAATCATCTGGAAGAAAGCTGTAAGTGGAAAGAGCGGCTTCCATGTCAGTGAAAACCGCCCTCGTCAACAAAGCTTCCTATGTGTACCCGCAGAGGATAAAATCTAGTATTGTTTTTCAAGTGAAATGGAAAGATATAATAGAGAGAAACTATTGAAGgatgagaaaaaaatgtcTTAAAATGGTGGTTGGTGATCCAAGAATGTTGGAATTCTTGCACTGGGATAGGATGGGAACCATGGAAAATAAATGAGTGGTTAACTGCCAGTACACAAGATGATAATCAGTTAAAAAAGTGTATACAGTTATTATTAACACGTGTTTTAAAGTGATATTctgttaataataatgtaatatgtaatattaacTGGCTCTAGCTTATGCTTTCTCAACCAGACGATTTTTGTTACACTGTGATTCTCTGCTAACTTTTAGCTAAAATTCCCAAAACAGAATGACAGACAGTTGTGCTAAGCAATTCAGAAATAAGCATCAAAAGCTGCAAACTTTTTAGTTTAGCATTGNNNNNNNNNNCCCCCTTGCTGTTAAGTTGGATTTCTTTGGTGGGATTTGCCCAAGAAAATAGCTACACAAGCAATGAGGAGAAAAGATATATGAAATTAGTCAGCAACAGTTCTCGatttactcatttttcttGTCAGAAGATTGAGCAGGATTTTGTGTATATTTGCCTTATTTATAATTGCTATTCTTGGTAGGTAGATCAATCATATCCTTACCTTATTTGTAATTCTCTCTAGTCCTAACACTATATGATTGGGACTAGCTCTTCAATGAAAATCAAtcctttctcttcttcctatTTAACACTTTTGTTTCATTATAAATACATGCAGAGCTTCTACATCTGTTTATTACACAATTGTAAAATAAAggatgaaaagaataaatgagaTTTCAACTCATAATACTGACATTCTGGGATCGAGAAAAGTTTGGCCTTCTGCTTTCATCCCAACATCCTTTTACAAGTGTAATCAAATATGACCTGGAAAAGGCTTCTGGAATCAGCTTCATCTGACAGCTTTAGCAGATGAGCCACTCTTTTAAAACCAGTATGTTGCCTGATCACAGATTCTTCCTTGATCTCTGCCTTCATTTCCTGTCTTGGGATCTTATGTTGTGTAAGTGCCCATTGCATTGCCCAGATTGCTAAAGGACGCATGTACCCAAGAGATCTATAACGCCCTTCAAAGTCCCAACCTTCGGGGGTCTGGAAAGCATATCTGTCAAAGCAGCAGTAATACTCCAGTAAACAAGAGGGACTATTAAGACAAACCAACGTAAGCAGTGCACAAGTTGATATATACATGTTAAATGTTCCAACACTGCACATAAACGAAAAGGGAATGACGACTCAACTCACCCGGAACCTTGCTCAGACCAAGCTACTTCATACACACCAACTGCAGTTTTAAATGCAGTTTCAACCATATTTTCATGAATCATGCCTGCAGCAACAGCATATGTAACTCCACTCCATATTTCTCTTGACTGTAGGGTACACATATCAGGTTCTCCATTTGGCAGCATCCCATTTGCTGCTCCAACCCTCCCATTTTTTACCTTCAAGACGTTGAAATTGTAAATCTTCTCAAGCGCTTTTCGTGCCTTTTCTTCATCAACAATGGGAAAAAGACCGCAAGCTCGAGCATaccttcaaaatattttcaattcaacATGTGAAtgtcaaaagaagaaagatgttCCTTCTACATTCCGTCATTACATGTTTATAGCAATTAagcaatataaaaaagtatgcGATGGAATTACAAGACATGTGCATAAGTAGCATGAACAATCTATATCTGATGGATAATGAATTTAAACAAAGTCCAAATCACACTGAATACTTTAATTATGTTCCAGTAGATGTCTAGGTATGTGCTATTAGATGTCTAGCCTCCCCTGTGTGTGTTCGAATGTGTACTTAATTTGTCTTATCTGGTAAAGCAAAATaggcaaaataaataaatgaattctaCTCCTAAAAgtgaatatttaatcataaaatctCGAAACCTACTTCTTTTGCAACATACCAATTTCCAGCCAATTGATCAGCCTGAATGGAAGAGCTTGTTTTACTCCCACTGTTGTCATAGTTAAAATACGAACCATTCCATAACTTTTCATACACTTTCTTTGCTTTTTGAAACCTAAACCAGAAGTAATCCTCAGAACCCTTGTCCCCAACCACATGAGCAAGTGCTGAAGCAGCCTGCAAAGCTGCTACCCATAAGCCGCCGCAGTATGCACTCACACCAGATACAGACCATGTATCATATGTCTGGTCGGGAAACCCTTCATTTTCTATCATTCCATCTCCATCCTTGTCAAATTGTTCCATGTAAGCCATGGCTACATAGACCGATGGCCAAACAGCTTCAGCAAACTCTTTATTGCCAGTGGCAACGACATCTCTGTAAACTTGGAGCACAAACTTTGGATTCAAATCTTTCCACCTATCCGTATTATGAAGGTTATAGAAATTTACTTCAAACCATGGATCTCTCATTCCAATGTCATGAGGAACAGCACCAAGAACCTTTCTCTGGACCCATGTTCCATCCTGTAAAAGTGTCATCTTACTAGGATCATGCATCATCACTGCAGCAGCAAAATCTCTCTGTATGCTGAGTTCAAGTTTGGGGAACAGCATAGCCAATGCAAACGATGCATAAAAATGGACATCATATGTATTACACATATGATATTCAATGCCTTCAAAGTAAAGGAACTGTCCCACATTTTCCTCTCTTTTGTGAAGCAAATTTGTCCCCAATGCAGAAGTCATTGATACAGGGCTATGAATCTCCTGAAGTAAGGAGGTCATCCTTCCAAGTATGTTGATTGCTGTGTCATTTTGCTCAGATGTATCTTCTCCACTTCTAAAATCTGAATTGGATCTATCAATGGAGTACCTTCGTTGCTGAATAGTCCGTAAACTATGTACTGGTGGAGATCCATCTGgaaagttaaaattattaaaagaaaaaaaaaaatcagatcaGCTTAATTATAGCTAGCACCtgtaaaacacaaatcccATTTGTCAATTACCTGTCCAAATTGTTCCGCCTGAGTTAAGATAGTAAAGCTCGTTGAAGAGAGTTGGAGGGTACCTGCAGTAGACCATCAAAAAAATGCTTAACCCGGCTTCAAAGCTTACAGCCAGCGCACATAATTAAACACTTACCATTCAGGAAGCCTCTTGTCATCAAGAATAGGCCTTTGCCATACATCAATTTCTGACTCCCATTTGTGATGCTCTTCGTTTTGGTaataaaagaacaaacaacaaaaaaaaagggcaTTAGAAATGAAGTTCTTTGACCATGAATACTCTCAAAGAATTTCACATGAATAGATTGCCTTGGAACaagtagaaataaataataaatgtctTTATCGATATAAAATAGAGTATTTGCTGCCTACAGAACAAAATAACTTTTGCGAGATTACCAATAATAGCATCCCGTGCAATATCCGATGCCACGTTACTATGTGTACCATAGAATTTAGTGTAACGCCTGATGAGAAAGTTAACTTACTAAGTCGGCGTGGAACAggatatattaataagttaCACAAAGTAAACAATCAATTGGTTACTGGCCTGTGATAAGTTCTTCCACCATGAAAGTTTATTTCGGGGCAAGCCCATGCCAATGAAAATGTAACAGTTTGTACTGTTCCTGCTGGAATTGCCAGTGAAGCTGCAACGGCCGCCCCAATAAGTGAACCAGGTTCAGAAGGCATTGACATTTCTTCAGAATTTAGGTGGTCGAATGATCCACGCTAATTAGAATAGAACAGGGTAAGTCTATCAAGAATGATAGTTAACTAAAAACAGCGAAATGGCagagaaaataaacaagaaaatgtatAAGGTAATTTCTCACATGAATATTCTACAGACTATATTATAGAGTATTCTACAGACTATATTATAGAGCAAGTAGCATCATTCTTTTACATCCAAAATCCCTAAGAGATAATATTTCGGTAGCAGTGATTCCATTCCTAGCAATAAATGAGTTGTAAGTTAAACCTCTATACTTAACTGTTTTTTCAGGAGATGGTTATACAACGTAGACTtcagtttttaaaaaaaatactgttcATCAATGCGATAAACTAGTCAATGAAGTAGTAAATAAAtgacaatttcaaattatttttgtaacaaaatGGAATAGAGTTCCCAAATTTGGTAAAACAGTGCAGCTGCATTTCTAAGTTTCTAATAAGTGGTCTATAAATTTATCTTTAGAGTTCTGATAAACTCTTGATAAGCCTGAAATTAGCTCATAGTTTAAAATCTGAACAAAACATACAAGATTGTTTGTCAAATAACTTGCACtagatttgttttcttttactttgtaACATGCAAACTGAATTCAGACCAACTACAGAAGATTTGTTGGTCTTGTGAAGCATGATGAACCAATAAATATACAACATAAGTCGCTCAAAAGTAGGAAATTCTGGCTCAAGTCAACTGATAATGTTTAGTACTACCTCTTTAATTTCATTCCACATGTCTCTTGCTGAGATACCATTCGAGTTTCCAGATATCACAAAAGAGGGGCACTCAGATACATGAATTGTGTCGGTCCCTTCTGCTGCAATTGCAAAAGTTACTGAGGGCAGTCCCTTTGCAGTCCTACATCAATTTTTACAAAGAATCAGAGAACCTTGGGgaaactatatatacatatacctGGAATCCTTACAATTCTAAATGTTTGGCAACACCAACAAGAGCAGGCACTTACATGTGGTGCAAGAGAACTCCACTGATGTTATCCTCTGTCCTGGAAAAACAAAGCCAGTCAGATCAGGTGGATCCATAAGTCCTAGAAAGTATGCCATGAAtaggtaaattttcaaaactggAAAAGTTTCTGCTCAAAATGTCATGAAAAAGCTaagaaaaattttcagaaaaaacaTTATTACAACACAAGGAAGTAGGTTATGCATCTtttacctaaattttgaattgaaatggTGGCCAGAGAGTCCTGAATCGCCACCAACAGAATTCTAGGAACAGTAGAACAAGAATATCAGAAATTTCATAAGGGAATGCATGCAGTGCAGTGCGTCAATTTCGGGAAATTAACTCAAAATTACTGGATATAGCATAGTATAGTGACTAAATCGTTAACTATTCAAAACTTGAAGCGAAAACAACCCAAGAAAGGGAACTTACTGCCCAACTAAAAAGCAAGGTGACATCCGCTTCTGTCTTTCCCAAATTAGACAACTGATACAACATAGCAAACTTCTTCATATCAAGGCTAGATAGCCCACTTTATTTATGTCTGTGGTTGTAGGTGTATGTGATGGAAGGGGGAGGAGGAATGAAGTTCAGAAAAGGTTTCATACCGTAAAAGTAAACACTGCCACAGGGAAGCTGCTCTCCTTATAGTTGTGGGGGATAAAGGGTGAAAGTTGTCGACATGCTACTTTTAGAGCTGGATCAGGTTCACCTTCATTGAATCCAAAAGGTGATTCTATGAAATGACAATTCATGAAGTGGGGCTCAAAACTAACAGAATTTAATAGAAGATTACAAGATTACCATCATATACAGTCCAAGACCTTGGGAACAATGCATGGTACGTGGAATTTTGCCCACCCAAATTCCAGTCCCAAGATTCTATTCCAGAAGCTGACTTGTCACTGTTTATCCACATTATTAAAGGCCTTGAATACTGATTCACAAAAAGCAACTTTGCAGAgagtattaaattttctttctttcctttcttgtcTCAgtgaaatttcattatttcagtAATCGGGAGAAGTATTTTCCCAAACagcaaaacatctaaaaataagatgtaAGATGCTACAGAAACAGAATATGCTATGTGCTTACTGCAAAATGTCTGGGCTCTTTGGGCATAGTACACTAGAAAACTTTTCACCATTAGGCCGTGAAACAAATATCTGAAAAAGCAGAAACATGCTAGGGTAAATCATCAGTGACAAACAAACATAGGACACAGtagcaataaaaaaaactacctTTTGACATATACTTAAGTACTCACAATTTAGGTTCACTAGTTCTCTCAGGTTAGATTATTATGCACAATACTAAAAGAAGATGCTGTCAGATACTGTGGACTAGCAGTTTGCTTTTATAGAAGTGAACCATGTAGCCTTGGCATGAACTTTTTCATTATGCAATGAATTACCAATATATCTTTGTTTAACATAatcttcttttatattttcaatattattattcagtaagtacttaattatatttttttccttcacaCCAGTAGGTGCGCCTTCTCAACTATTACTTGATTACTTCAACTCTGGATTATGGCTAGCACACAACCTCCTGATAGTGAAGAAGACATCGGTTGTCAATCTCTTCTTGTGTTCTCATTTTGAGATTACACATGACATTGACATTCATTCTCACAAGATTCTTATGTGAAATGGATACCAAATTATGTCTAGTCGCCCTCATGGGAACTTGCCCAATTTACGCCTCTATAAAATCATCTGTTAAGAGGACTTATCAGCATAACTTTCACACCGCATAAAATAATTGCAGACAGATGGAACTCCAACAATGTATATCCCACTACTCAATGGAGTAGCTACTGCTTTCTGCCTATTCGAGCGTTGGACAAATTGAGGCATGGGGTAAATATCAGTTGCATGTGTTGTTAGTGTAAGAATTAATATCAAGAACCTCAAGAGAGAGTTTATTTCCTGTGATCCTCAATAAAAATGCAAGGAAAGAAATGTATTTCAGGTTTTGAGATTGGTAATTGTAGCTAATTTCTGTGTTTCATGGACTGAAAAAGACAATGTTATGAGGACTTTGCACAGAGGAAATGTGAAGTGTAATAACAGAATCCATCAAGAACATGAGGAATTGCAGAAATATCAGTCAATCAAAGAATAGATAATGTATGAGGTAAGACATGTAATGGTCCTCAATAGCTTTTATTTTACATCCACATACAAACCTTCAGAatcagataaaaattaaacttacagAAAATTGGTTTGCCAAGACTGGCTTATCTTCACAGACCCTAGGAAATAGTTGCCAACGCATAAATTCACCTCTGCAGCTTCTTCCAATGCTTCCAGCACTGAAGATCATGTTAGCTCACAGATAACTAGAGTTATGTGGTTAACCAGGTATACATTTTAGAAATCATGTGATTAACCtgtatttttccctttttccaGAGTAATGCAGCCTACTTTTAATATGCAGTAACGCAGATGATTACAATGATCCTTCTGTTAATAACAAATGTTGTCACAGAAGAGAAAAGCAGCACCATGAGATGTGGACTCAGATTGTTTGTTCTacaatttacataaatagttCGAAGTATGAAAATAGTTTGGAGGAATCTTAAGGATCTAGGACTATCCCCAACCCACACCCAACTGCAAATTCCTTTAACCCAGTTTAACGCATGGCAGATGGATGCTTTagaattctaatttaaaagaaCAGAGACAGAAGACTGTCTGAGATAGAGAAAAGCAGGCACATAGTCTTCAATATGCCTAAAGCAGACTTGCCATACAACATTGTTACCCTATCTGCTTAGTAATATAACagagaattattttttcatatgacTTCAGGATACATGTATAATCGGCATGTAAGTAACTAACATTTTCTTAACAGTTGCACTCATTGAGTGGGTCCTTCAGTAATGTGCTACATgttgaataaaaagaaaagagcaaGTGGCAATAGATATACCCGATACCGCCTACAGGAACCCCATGGCAAGATGATGTATGGCGCTTTGTAAAAGGATCAAGAAATACCTCCTGCAACAGTAAACATCACAGTTTTTACAACTGGTATTAGTCAAGTCAACTTTCAGTTAAGTAATGAGGGAAACTTACACCGTGGTCGGACTTTTCCTGTCGAAGGTGCCGCCACAGCCTATAACCTATAGGGGCCTACATAAACCAAAAGGAGATATTACCGGAAACAGACACAGATGACCACAAATCATATATAAGAGAGAGATTTGACTCTGAGGTCTTAGCCAGCAAAGGTTGTAATCTGTGGCATATACACCCACAATTATCATACATCCTTGCAAGGTtgtagaaaatgaaaatcaaagcTTTATTCcatctcttttcctttttgccTCAAAAGACTAACCTCATATGGAAAAAGTGTTTGcaggaacaattaattatgaaacaaATCTAAAAGAGTACCATGCCGATTATCTCTTTTAAAGATAGACTGAATTCAGAAAGGGAATTCTCCTCAGTACTCAGTTTTCTTTTCCAAGTCAGGGATGGAGGTGTCCCCGGATCAACTTTGACCTGTAAAAGATCAGAAGGAATGGACAATAAAATTGGATGGTAGAAAACAATCAATTCAAAGAGGCACATAACAGGTTATGACAACCACCATGAAATCTGAGCTGCCAAAACCTCAAAGAAGTGGTGAGGCAGCAAATGCAAGCACATTCAGACATAAAAGAGTGACTCATGGTGGCCTTGACAGATCTTCTAGATAATGGTGTGCAATGATCAAGTtcttgtagaaaaatattttgagttcTAAGTAGGATAGTGGTCTCTAATACTGACATCAAACTAAGAGGTGTTCTGATTAATGAAAtagtaaaattcaaatatggaTCCTGGTTGAGTggatgaaaagtgaaaaaagcAAGCTCATAAGATTCCAAATAGTGAAATACTGATTGTGCATACCATCCGGaatggaataaataaatagttgatGAACTCAACTGATTAACATACTTAAGAGAGTGAATGCTGCTGTTATTTCTTAAATCCCAGAACGATATTACtacaaagaaatttatttataaattttgctAGAAAGCAAGGTAGAAAATTGTCGTGGCACACATAGAGGGAGGACACAAACTCATAATAGCCCATACTTTCAGAAGGTGGAAATCAATAAATGCAGCTATGGCTTACCTTTTCATCATGATCATGCAAAGCAGATTCCCCTTCTCCTCCATAAAAACCATTCTCAGACATATTTCCTGCATGTAACGCATGAGCAAACCATCGTCGTTCAGATGAACCACTAATCATGATAAAGTaccataatatatacaattacacatgtattattttttaacttctgATAAATCTTAAGCCTTTAGTTAAACCCACAAGCCACAACAGCTTCATATTATCCTCTATCTCATTTTCAAACTCATCACAAGGCTGAATCAACATCAACTGACACATACGTCCAATTTGAAAATGACtctaactaaaataattagctCAGTTTCAAAGCAAATTTGAACATATGACAGCCTCCAAGCTACACACTACCAGCAGCATTTGATCACAAAATGAAATACCagtaaaagggaaaaaaagaacGGAAGTAAAATACGTTCTCTCACCCGGCTTCATTGAGCAAGCCAAATTCATAACATACTACTCACAGGCAAGAACACTAGCATCTCACCAACTTCACAGCCAAAAAGGAGGGCCCATGAAAGCAAAACGAACCAACAAAGCAAGACAtaaaaacagcaaaaacaaatcaaatcaagaTCCATTATAGAATCAGACCAGCGATATCTGATGACAGCCCACGCGATGAGTAGGCAGTGTAAGAAAAAGCGCGCAGCTAATCAAGATTCTTGATGATCAATGAGATGAATAGAAACAGGATGAGCAGAAAAACTGATATAACTGCTGAAGAACTAACCGGAGGACGTGCAGTTGCAGATGCTATTTCGCAGGGAATGGAATCTCAAGATTGGTGAGAGGAGAACTGATGATTGGAAAATgagttgtttctttttattggaGTTCAAAGGATGAGGAATCAATTGTAAAGTCAACTTTTTTGCTTTGTATGGAAAAGGAGGTAAAAGGTTAACGCCAAATATTTGCACTCTAGTCCTCaacttttcaacttttttatctATCTTTACCTCTGTAATTTTAGTGTCCGACTCCGCAATCTAGTTCAAATTGTGTTTctctaaaatttagtataattacacatagattttatatatttaaaaaattatatttagtactctCAACATTTATTTCTATCTAACAGATAAATCCCTCccttagtcaaaatttattaaatttattgattttagcaaaataaaattaaatataaattgatatttatcttcgattaatttattactaatcgAACAATTTTTTCTgtccaaattatccttataagtGCTAAAATATATCTCGACACACACATTAGTATGCGAAGATATGTAACAGTAATTTGGTCggaaaaaaattttgtttaacctacaataaatgactaataagtcaataagaataaatataaattcactcaattattttgctaatattaacaaattcaataaattttaactaattgatccatttattagataaaaataaacgttaagggtactaaatataatttttgaaacttaaaaaaaattacatacaatCATATAACATCTCATGAAAAGACAATgtattatccctttataataGTTTTCTTTTACTAGCTAGAAAACAATTTAGAAAAAACACACACGCAAGTAGAGAAATACTacccatttattatttactcaCTCTCCATCGCTCATTCAATAATGAAGAGAACATCCAACCATTAAATCCAACATTGACACACCAACGACTTAGGATCGGATTTCTGCCcaagatatttaataaagttaaACGTAGGCTATGATCTATATGTGGATCCTATCAAAATtagatattaattttctcCGATAGTAAATCAGTCATGGAAATTATAATGGACACGCATAGTGCATCTATAATTCTTGCTAAATGGATATCGCAGACACAATTCTTCATAACAAGTATGGGtaccatttttattttgttattttgtctAAATTAATGTGGTAAAAAGTTACTTtcatagtaattaaaaaaggaggggggggggaggggatTTATAATTCTGACCTACTAAATAACGAAAATCTGCAAATCCATTGAAAAAGTGGGGGTGATAACTGGTTCAAAGAAAGTAAATAACAATCATAAATAGGACACTATGAGTCATCGTATATGGACAAAGGCTTTAAGTATGCATCATATCATTGTCGAAATTCCCAATACGACCAATGCGCGTCAGGGTCGACCCCCCAAGACAATTGCCGACCTCTTAACATTTTTTAGGATACAAGATTAGACCAAAGATGagaaaatgtattaaataaaaactaatcaTCCTTCCAGACGACTCACATTATAATATCGTCTTGTGGATCGGGGGCATCCAAGGCCGGACTTGATGTTCAGTGGTGTCCTGATGAACACCAGCCATGAGTCACGGCACATCTAATATGCCACCACAAGTATAATCGGAGATAATTATTACACTGAggttgattttaaaattttgatttggtCCAATTTGATGAGATTTGTCGTGGTCCAATACTTTATAACAAGTCATTGATGTTTGGTTGTGAGTGTGCAGAACAGAGGAGAAACTTATGTGTAGCTTTCCTCAAAGAAGTGCTGCCTAACGATAGCTTTGACCCTCCACCAAAACAAGGAGATCAGCCAGAAAATCTCAGCCCAATTTTTAGGTACCAAGTGTAGTTGAGATgcaataaaaatgcatttggaACAAAGTACAACAATAATACCCACTTACCAACATGAAAAAAGACCATCTCAAAACTCTACCACTTTAACAAACTACAACTATTGATGCCACCCAATCTCAATCCAGAAACCTATAATAGAGGAAACATTATATAGGAGGAGGCCATTTGCCCCATACAATTCTGCTAATCACGACTTACTGGTAATCCGACTCCTAAGCATCTTGCTGAACCACACATGGAACGCAACTCATCTATAATCACAAGATTATCAACTTACAGTATCTAAAATATGCACCACAAGTAAATAACCACCCAAAATCTTGCCTTAGACAACCGAAAATGGAACGCTTACAAATTAAGCACCCCTCactaatagcaatttattgaTTTCTAGTGACAAATACTCAATTGTGTTGTGTAACAATAATCAGAGTCATCAAAGGCAACAAAATTCCCCACTACTTGCGTGGGTcaataagacaaaaaaaaaaaagtaggaCAGAAATATGATTCTCTTATTCATTGGGGTACCACTGAACTATTTTCACTAGGAAAAGAAATTCCCAAATGGGGGCAATAACAAATGTATCTTGCAGCTGTCAGAAAATGCTTATATCGTCTCTTCTCTTTATGCAGTAGCCTCCTTCAGATATGCAATTAGATCTGCACGCTCTTGAGGTTTCTTCAGCCCAGGGAAGACCATCTTGGTTCCAGGTATGTACTGCACCGCCACATCATACCCATCAGAAGAATCACAGCAATTCTTTCCATTCcaataattagattatcaaatcatatagaAACAGGCACTCCAGTAAGTAAATTCGAAGAGGCATATAACGGAATCAAACACCAAACAAAACTATTTACGTgagtccatatatatatatggcaaaATCGCAGTATTAGTTTCAGTAGATAGGGGTTTAGCACTTTTTGGAAAATACAAAGGGGTATAATGGAACTTGGCCATTTAATGGTAAGGTCGATAGCCTTTGACAAACGGCACGTGACCCAACCACACCGTTTCCTTTAACACTTAATGGCAGAGGACAAACGTGtcaaaatttgagaatttcgGGACTATAAGTGTCGATTCGTAAAGATTGGGACTAGTGAGAATGACcatatctagtgggaccaaagaTGCGACTTTGCCTATACATATGTAAGCAATGCCCGCAAGGCAAGAAAAACCAGTTTCAAGCTAACATAGAGCTGACTCCGCACACAGTTTAACGCTTAACAGTTTATCTGATAAGTAACCAATCAAAAAACCACCACAAGGATAGAGGAGACGCAACAGACAATCCTACTTTAG encodes:
- the LOC105169069 gene encoding non-lysosomal glucosylceramidase isoform X1, which gives rise to MNLACSMKPGNMSENGFYGGEGESALHDHDEKVKVDPGTPPSLTWKRKLSTEENSLSEFSLSLKEIIGMAPIGYRLWRHLRQEKSDHGEVFLDPFTKRHTSSCHGVPVGGIGAGSIGRSCRGEFMRWQLFPRVCEDKPVLANQFSIFVSRPNGEKFSSVLCPKSPDILHDKSASGIESWDWNLGGQNSTYHALFPRSWTVYDGEPDPALKVACRQLSPFIPHNYKESSFPVAVFTFTLSNLGKTEADVTLLFSWANSVGGDSGLSGHHFNSKFRTEDNISGVLLHHMTAKGLPSVTFAIAAEGTDTIHVSECPSFVISGNSNGISARDMWNEIKERGSFDHLNSEEMSMPSEPGSLIGAAVAASLAIPAGTVQTVTFSLAWACPEINFHGGRTYHRRYTKFYGTHSNVASDIARDAIIEHHKWESEIDVWQRPILDDKRLPEWYPPTLFNELYYLNSGGTIWTDGSPPVHSLRTIQQRRYSIDRSNSDFRSGEDTSEQNDTAINILGRMTSLLQEIHSPVSMTSALGTNLLHKREENVGQFLYFEGIEYHMCNTYDVHFYASFALAMLFPKLELSIQRDFAAAVMMHDPSKMTLLQDGTWVQRKVLGAVPHDIGMRDPWFEVNFYNLHNTDRWKDLNPKFVLQVYRDVVATGNKEFAEAVWPSVYVAMAYMEQFDKDGDGMIENEGFPDQTYDTWSVSGVSAYCGGLWVAALQAASALAHVVGDKGSEDYFWFRFQKAKKVYEKLWNGSYFNYDNSGSKTSSSIQADQLAGNWYARACGLFPIVDEEKARKALEKIYNFNVLKVKNGRVGAANGMLPNGEPDMCTLQSREIWSGVTYAVAAGMIHENMVETAFKTAVGVYEVAWSEQGSGYAFQTPEGWDFEGRYRSLGYMRPLAIWAMQWALTQHKIPRQEMKAEIKEESVIRQHTGFKRVAHLLKLSDEADSRSLFQVIFDYTCKRMLG
- the LOC105169069 gene encoding non-lysosomal glucosylceramidase isoform X2 is translated as MSENGFYGGEGESALHDHDEKVKVDPGTPPSLTWKRKLSTEENSLSEFSLSLKEIIGMAPIGYRLWRHLRQEKSDHGEVFLDPFTKRHTSSCHGVPVGGIGAGSIGRSCRGEFMRWQLFPRVCEDKPVLANQFSIFVSRPNGEKFSSVLCPKSPDILHDKSASGIESWDWNLGGQNSTYHALFPRSWTVYDGEPDPALKVACRQLSPFIPHNYKESSFPVAVFTFTLSNLGKTEADVTLLFSWANSVGGDSGLSGHHFNSKFRTEDNISGVLLHHMTAKGLPSVTFAIAAEGTDTIHVSECPSFVISGNSNGISARDMWNEIKERGSFDHLNSEEMSMPSEPGSLIGAAVAASLAIPAGTVQTVTFSLAWACPEINFHGGRTYHRRYTKFYGTHSNVASDIARDAIIEHHKWESEIDVWQRPILDDKRLPEWYPPTLFNELYYLNSGGTIWTDGSPPVHSLRTIQQRRYSIDRSNSDFRSGEDTSEQNDTAINILGRMTSLLQEIHSPVSMTSALGTNLLHKREENVGQFLYFEGIEYHMCNTYDVHFYASFALAMLFPKLELSIQRDFAAAVMMHDPSKMTLLQDGTWVQRKVLGAVPHDIGMRDPWFEVNFYNLHNTDRWKDLNPKFVLQVYRDVVATGNKEFAEAVWPSVYVAMAYMEQFDKDGDGMIENEGFPDQTYDTWSVSGVSAYCGGLWVAALQAASALAHVVGDKGSEDYFWFRFQKAKKVYEKLWNGSYFNYDNSGSKTSSSIQADQLAGNWYARACGLFPIVDEEKARKALEKIYNFNVLKVKNGRVGAANGMLPNGEPDMCTLQSREIWSGVTYAVAAGMIHENMVETAFKTAVGVYEVAWSEQGSGYAFQTPEGWDFEGRYRSLGYMRPLAIWAMQWALTQHKIPRQEMKAEIKEESVIRQHTGFKRVAHLLKLSDEADSRSLFQVIFDYTCKRMLG